Proteins encoded together in one Streptomyces sp. NA04227 window:
- a CDS encoding glycerophosphodiester phosphodiesterase family protein — MNFVTIGHRGIMGVEPENTLRSFVAAERAGLDVIELDLHLSKDGALVVMHDAEVDRTTDGRGPIAERTLAELRLLDAGKGERVPVFEEVLDAVSAPLQAEIKDVAAARALAEVMHRQNLTDRVEVLSFHAEALTEIARLVPGVRTGLVASRYGTEVVARAQQAGAQSLVLNIRRLTLETVEQARAADLKVIGWVVNTQDHLRLVRALQLDGATTDHPDIKRTGRFTA; from the coding sequence TTGAACTTCGTCACTATCGGTCACCGCGGGATCATGGGCGTGGAGCCCGAGAACACCCTCCGCTCGTTCGTCGCCGCCGAGCGCGCCGGACTCGACGTCATCGAGCTCGACCTCCACCTCAGCAAGGACGGCGCGCTCGTGGTCATGCACGACGCCGAGGTGGACCGCACCACCGACGGCCGCGGCCCGATCGCCGAGCGGACGCTGGCCGAGCTCCGCCTGCTCGACGCGGGCAAGGGCGAGCGCGTCCCCGTGTTCGAGGAGGTCCTGGACGCGGTGTCGGCACCGCTTCAGGCGGAGATCAAGGATGTCGCGGCGGCACGTGCGCTCGCCGAGGTCATGCACCGGCAGAACCTCACTGACCGGGTGGAGGTGCTCTCCTTCCACGCCGAGGCGCTCACCGAGATCGCCCGGCTGGTCCCCGGCGTACGCACCGGCCTGGTCGCCAGCCGCTACGGAACCGAGGTGGTCGCCCGGGCCCAGCAGGCCGGGGCGCAATCGCTGGTCCTGAACATCCGGCGGCTGACCCTGGAGACGGTCGAACAGGCCAGGGCGGCGGACCTGAAGGTCATCGGCTGGGTGGTCAACACCCAGGACCACCTGCGCCTGGTACGCGCCCTGCAACTGGACGGCGCGACCACCGACCATCCCGACATCAAACGCACCGGGCGCTTCACGGCCTGA
- a CDS encoding GNAT family N-acetyltransferase, giving the protein MESSPQTVTGELVFREAAERDVPVLVALIESAYRGEASRVGWTTEADLLGGQRTDPEGVREVIDAPGSRLLVVERDGEAVACCQLEHRGEAAYFGMFAVRPQAQGGGLGKAVLAEAERAVRADWGAREMHMTVISVRDDLIAWYERRGYRRTGSMTPFPYGDERFGLPQRPDLQFELLVKPLG; this is encoded by the coding sequence ATGGAGAGCAGTCCGCAGACGGTGACCGGAGAACTCGTGTTCCGCGAGGCCGCGGAGCGTGACGTGCCCGTGCTCGTCGCGCTCATAGAGTCCGCCTACCGGGGCGAGGCGAGCCGGGTCGGCTGGACCACCGAGGCGGACCTCCTCGGCGGGCAGCGCACCGACCCTGAGGGTGTGCGCGAGGTGATCGACGCGCCGGGCAGCAGGCTGCTCGTCGTCGAGCGGGACGGCGAGGCGGTCGCCTGCTGTCAGCTCGAACACCGCGGCGAGGCGGCCTACTTCGGCATGTTCGCGGTGCGGCCGCAGGCGCAGGGCGGCGGTCTGGGCAAGGCGGTCCTCGCGGAGGCGGAGCGCGCCGTACGGGCCGACTGGGGCGCCCGCGAGATGCACATGACGGTGATCTCGGTGCGCGACGACCTGATCGCCTGGTACGAGCGGCGCGGCTACCGCAGGACGGGTTCGATGACCCCCTTCCCGTACGGCGACGAGCGCTTCGGGCTGCCGCAGCGCCCCGACCTGCAGTTCGAGCTCCTCGTGAAGCCGCTCGGCTGA
- a CDS encoding VOC family protein produces MVHVLSGRTLLRPTDPERSRVFYGSTLGLDVYREFGTGPERGTVYFLGGGYLEVSGRAEQPPAPGLRLWLQVADVRAAHEELLARGARILREPKQEPWGLIEMWIADPDGVEIAVVEVPADHPLRYRP; encoded by the coding sequence ATGGTGCATGTACTCAGCGGCCGTACCCTGCTGCGCCCCACCGACCCCGAGCGCTCGCGCGTCTTCTACGGGAGCACGCTGGGCCTCGACGTCTATCGCGAGTTCGGCACCGGGCCCGAACGCGGCACGGTCTACTTCCTCGGCGGGGGTTACCTGGAGGTGTCGGGCCGGGCCGAGCAACCACCCGCGCCCGGGCTGCGGTTGTGGCTCCAGGTGGCCGACGTCCGGGCGGCGCACGAGGAGCTCCTCGCACGGGGTGCGCGGATCCTGCGGGAGCCCAAGCAGGAGCCCTGGGGCCTGATCGAGATGTGGATCGCGGATCCGGACGGGGTGGAGATCGCCGTCGTGGAGGTCCCCGCCGATCATCCGCTGCGGTACCGGCCGTAG
- a CDS encoding DUF5134 domain-containing protein, whose amino-acid sequence MHGPVSAAWLLVAVSAVSAGYCLLRMRASAGARRHAAGAEAVMGLGTAAMAVPASVLPLGRPAWLAYTVVFGAAALHAAWSAHGDRQHLHHLVGASAMVYMAAVMAARPGAHSGGHASAGVAPVTAVLLVYFAVYVLWSGTRLVPAGSPAPRAPAPAFVERPELARVCRLSMALGMFAMLLTL is encoded by the coding sequence GTGCACGGACCGGTGTCCGCCGCCTGGCTGCTGGTCGCCGTGTCGGCGGTGAGCGCGGGGTACTGCCTGCTGCGGATGCGGGCCAGTGCCGGCGCACGGCGCCACGCCGCGGGCGCGGAGGCGGTGATGGGGCTCGGCACGGCCGCGATGGCGGTGCCCGCCTCCGTACTGCCGCTCGGCCGCCCCGCATGGCTCGCGTACACCGTCGTCTTCGGTGCCGCGGCCCTGCACGCGGCCTGGTCGGCGCACGGCGACCGGCAGCATCTGCACCATCTGGTCGGCGCCTCGGCGATGGTCTACATGGCGGCGGTGATGGCCGCGCGGCCCGGCGCGCACAGCGGCGGGCACGCCTCGGCGGGCGTGGCTCCGGTGACTGCCGTTCTCCTGGTGTACTTCGCCGTCTACGTGCTGTGGAGCGGTACCCGGTTGGTTCCGGCGGGATCCCCGGCGCCGCGCGCACCGGCCCCCGCGTTCGTCGAGCGTCCCGAACTCGCCCGGGTCTGCCGACTTTCGATGGCGCTCGGCATGTTCGCGATGCTGCTCACCCTGTGA
- a CDS encoding M56 family metallopeptidase: protein MMVPVALLLLGLVIAVVGPRLLARTRWTEREPIVALWVWQCVVAAVLLCCALSMTLSASAAWQAVRGNVFAPAPATVVEAYALGTAGGWAATTAVVLALGGVWTAAMLSREVLRARLGRRRRRTELLVRAPLLPGEEPGTDRLVVLEGERPDAWWLPGTAPQLVITTAALRRLTKRQLDSVLAHEQGHAQARHDWLLHCSGALASGFPQVPMFAAFRDEMHRLIELAADDVASRRFGRLTTALALVELNEDRGVFGPCPVPHAHVPQRVHRLLEPESRLTPARRLGLTAAAALVPVVPLLVTFVPALRTLG from the coding sequence ATGATGGTTCCCGTGGCGCTGCTGCTGCTCGGCCTGGTGATCGCCGTGGTCGGCCCGCGCCTGCTCGCCCGGACCCGATGGACGGAACGGGAACCCATCGTCGCCCTCTGGGTGTGGCAGTGCGTGGTCGCCGCCGTACTGCTGTGCTGCGCCCTGTCGATGACGCTCAGCGCCTCCGCCGCCTGGCAGGCCGTGCGGGGCAATGTCTTCGCGCCCGCCCCGGCCACCGTGGTGGAGGCCTACGCACTCGGCACCGCGGGCGGCTGGGCGGCGACCACCGCGGTCGTGCTCGCCCTGGGCGGTGTGTGGACCGCCGCGATGCTCAGCCGTGAGGTATTGCGGGCGCGGCTCGGCAGGCGCCGCCGCCGCACCGAACTCCTCGTACGCGCACCGCTGTTGCCCGGCGAGGAGCCCGGCACCGACCGGCTCGTCGTCCTGGAGGGCGAGCGTCCCGACGCCTGGTGGCTGCCGGGCACGGCGCCCCAACTCGTCATCACCACGGCCGCGCTGCGCCGCCTGACCAAGCGGCAGCTCGACTCCGTACTGGCGCACGAGCAGGGCCACGCGCAGGCGCGCCACGACTGGCTGCTGCACTGCTCGGGCGCACTGGCGAGCGGCTTTCCGCAGGTGCCGATGTTCGCGGCGTTCCGCGACGAGATGCACCGCCTGATCGAACTGGCCGCCGACGACGTCGCCTCCCGCCGCTTCGGACGACTGACCACGGCCCTGGCTCTGGTCGAACTCAACGAGGACCGCGGGGTGTTCGGCCCCTGCCCGGTACCGCACGCCCATGTTCCGCAGCGTGTGCACCGGCTTCTCGAACCCGAGTCGCGGCTCACCCCGGCGCGGCGCCTGGGGCTGACGGCCGCGGCGGCCCTGGTGCCCGTGGTGCCGCTCCTGGTGACCTTCGTGCCCGCGCTGCGCACCCTCGGCTGA
- a CDS encoding phosphatase PAP2 family protein: MPPSSATPTPRPALTAGFRVTRAAMAVLAAATAVLMILVGTDWQPLQEADSSVVTRLHRWALEHRQLTDAQRILTDWVWDPWTMRALTAVVAVYLLWRGDRRPALWLVLTCLGAALVQQGLKAAFDRPRPDLPQPVDHASYSAFPSGHAMTATAVLGALLWLLHRYGAPAPLFRLALGFTVVSVLGVGVTRVWLGVHWPSDVVGGWLLGILTVAAATAVGDGLSARRRS, from the coding sequence ATGCCTCCGTCCTCCGCCACCCCGACGCCCCGCCCCGCCCTCACGGCCGGGTTCCGTGTGACCAGGGCCGCCATGGCCGTGCTCGCGGCCGCGACCGCGGTGCTGATGATCCTGGTGGGAACCGACTGGCAGCCACTTCAGGAGGCGGACTCCTCGGTCGTGACCCGCCTCCACCGCTGGGCCCTGGAGCACCGGCAACTCACCGACGCCCAGCGCATTTTGACGGACTGGGTCTGGGATCCCTGGACGATGCGGGCGCTGACGGCCGTGGTCGCCGTGTACCTGCTGTGGCGCGGCGACCGGCGCCCGGCGCTCTGGCTGGTGCTGACCTGTCTGGGCGCCGCACTCGTCCAGCAGGGCCTGAAGGCCGCCTTCGACCGCCCGCGCCCCGACCTCCCGCAGCCCGTCGACCACGCCTCGTACTCGGCCTTCCCGTCCGGGCACGCGATGACGGCGACCGCGGTGCTCGGCGCCCTGCTGTGGCTGCTCCACCGGTACGGGGCGCCCGCCCCGCTGTTCCGCCTCGCGCTCGGCTTCACGGTCGTCTCGGTCCTCGGAGTGGGGGTGACCCGGGTCTGGCTGGGTGTGCACTGGCCCTCCGACGTGGTGGGCGGCTGGCTGCTCGGGATCCTCACCGTGGCGGCGGCGACCGCGGTGGGCGACGGGCTGAGCGCGCGGCGACGGTCTTGA
- a CDS encoding HAD family hydrolase yields the protein MAIKGVLFDFSGTLFRVESVESWLRGGLERAGTSLPEEETAALAHRLDEAGALPGGSTPRRVPDDLLGLWRTRDEDADRHRAAYLALSRQVALPDPQLHELLYERHKSPEAWRPYPDAVEVLTALRARSLAIGVLSNIGWDLRPVFRAHGLDSYVDTYTLSYEHGVQKPDPRLFTVACAALGFDPREVLMVGDERAADGGAARIGCAVHFVEHLPVAERPDGLRGVLGRVD from the coding sequence ATGGCGATCAAGGGTGTTCTCTTCGACTTCTCCGGCACTCTCTTCCGCGTCGAATCCGTCGAATCCTGGCTGCGCGGCGGCCTCGAAAGGGCCGGGACCTCCCTCCCCGAGGAGGAGACCGCCGCACTGGCCCACCGCCTCGACGAGGCGGGCGCCCTGCCCGGCGGCTCCACACCCCGGCGGGTGCCCGACGACCTCCTCGGCCTGTGGCGGACCCGCGACGAGGACGCCGACCGGCACCGCGCCGCCTACCTCGCTCTGTCCCGCCAAGTGGCCCTGCCCGACCCGCAGTTGCACGAACTGCTCTACGAACGGCACAAGAGCCCGGAGGCCTGGCGCCCCTATCCCGACGCAGTCGAGGTGCTCACCGCCCTGCGGGCGCGCTCACTGGCGATCGGTGTGCTCAGCAACATCGGCTGGGACCTGCGGCCCGTCTTCCGCGCGCACGGGCTCGACAGCTACGTCGACACGTACACGCTGTCGTACGAGCACGGCGTGCAGAAGCCGGATCCCCGGCTGTTCACCGTCGCCTGTGCCGCGCTCGGATTCGATCCGCGGGAGGTCCTGATGGTGGGCGACGAGCGCGCCGCCGACGGCGGGGCCGCCCGGATCGGCTGTGCCGTCCACTTCGTGGAGCATCTGCCGGTGGCCGAGCGGCCCGACGGACTACGTGGGGTGCTCGGCCGCGTCGACTGA
- a CDS encoding DUF2630 family protein: protein MEQEQILGRIADMVDDERKLRESLAEGASDGTREREQLRSVERELDQCWDLLRQRRAKAEFGENPDDARVRPASQVEDYRS, encoded by the coding sequence ATGGAACAAGAGCAGATCCTGGGCCGTATCGCGGACATGGTCGACGACGAGCGCAAGCTGCGCGAGTCCCTGGCCGAGGGCGCATCCGACGGCACACGCGAACGTGAGCAACTGCGCAGCGTCGAGCGCGAACTCGACCAGTGCTGGGACCTGTTGAGGCAGCGGCGCGCGAAGGCCGAGTTCGGCGAGAACCCCGACGACGCCCGGGTCCGGCCCGCGTCACAGGTCGAGGACTACCGTTCGTGA
- a CDS encoding TetR/AcrR family transcriptional regulator codes for MSPRSASVNEELRRRSRERLLQATVELVAERGYDATTLADIADRAGSARGLISYYFPGKRQLLQSAVHRLMHRTLEEALEREPRTDDGRERLARAIDAILGLARDHPLLMRTHMAGILQPEGFVQCAEQQRLAELLSDTMSRYGVRNPAVEYPLLRALLMGAVFAVLLPGAPMPVGTLRAELFQRYGLDWQLGDPPVPQSPNPAGPDRTHDFTRIFDTGYPGEDDAARGAGPGEAEAPGGSGEAERPGG; via the coding sequence ATGTCCCCGCGCAGCGCATCGGTCAATGAAGAGTTGCGTCGGCGTTCCCGGGAGCGGCTCCTCCAGGCGACCGTCGAGCTGGTGGCCGAGCGCGGCTACGACGCGACCACCCTGGCGGACATCGCGGACCGGGCGGGCTCGGCCCGCGGACTGATCTCGTACTACTTCCCCGGCAAGCGTCAGCTCCTCCAGTCCGCCGTGCACCGGCTCATGCACCGCACTCTGGAGGAGGCCCTGGAGCGCGAGCCGCGGACCGACGACGGCCGCGAGCGCCTCGCCCGCGCCATCGACGCGATCCTCGGCCTCGCCCGGGACCATCCCCTGCTGATGCGCACCCACATGGCGGGGATCCTGCAGCCCGAGGGTTTCGTGCAGTGTGCCGAGCAGCAGCGGCTGGCGGAACTTCTGAGCGACACCATGTCCCGCTACGGCGTGCGCAACCCGGCCGTGGAGTACCCGCTGCTGCGCGCCCTGCTGATGGGCGCCGTCTTCGCGGTGCTGCTGCCCGGGGCCCCGATGCCGGTCGGCACCCTGCGGGCTGAGCTCTTCCAGCGCTACGGTCTGGACTGGCAGCTCGGCGACCCGCCCGTCCCGCAGTCGCCCAATCCGGCGGGGCCCGACCGCACACACGATTTCACGCGCATCTTCGACACCGGGTATCCGGGCGAGGACGACGCGGCTCGCGGCGCCGGACCGGGCGAGGCCGAGGCCCCCGGCGGCTCCGGCGAGGCCGAGCGGCCCGGCGGCTGA
- a CDS encoding FAD-dependent oxidoreductase yields MPRVAVVGSGPSGVYTAAGLLEQSALGQVRVDVLDRLPCPYGLVRYGVAPDHEKIKSLQNNLRRVLEDERVRFLGGVEVGTGQLTPARLRELYHAVVYCIGAAADRRLSVPGEDLAGSWSATEFVSWYSAHPDSLAADFVRDVDTAVVVGVGNVAVDVTRILSRGVRELRATDMPEAALSALGSGHVREVQMVGRRGPSQARFTTKELRELGTLPDTEVLVDPAELALDPAFHDPSGLPAPQRRNIEVLRGWSERRPTGLPHVIRLRFFLRPAEILGARGRVGTVRFERTAPTADGRITGTGVHEEIPAQLLLRSVGYRGLALEGLPFDPANGTVPHVAGRVLRDGAASPGEYVAGWIKRGPTGVIGSNRPCAKETVHSLAEDAEDLLARGELPDPLEGLRASGQSPVGWAGWRAIERAEASLGTSLGRGPVKIGDWQALRDAARSAPL; encoded by the coding sequence GTGCCGCGAGTCGCTGTCGTCGGATCCGGGCCGAGCGGCGTGTACACCGCCGCCGGTCTGCTGGAACAGAGCGCGCTCGGACAGGTCCGGGTCGATGTGCTCGACCGGCTCCCCTGCCCGTACGGACTGGTCCGCTACGGCGTCGCACCGGATCACGAGAAGATCAAGTCGCTGCAGAACAACCTGCGCCGGGTCCTCGAGGACGAGCGGGTGCGCTTCCTCGGCGGCGTCGAGGTGGGCACGGGCCAACTGACGCCCGCCCGGCTGCGGGAGCTCTACCACGCGGTCGTCTACTGCATCGGTGCCGCCGCCGACCGCCGCCTCTCGGTGCCGGGCGAGGACCTCGCCGGAAGCTGGTCCGCCACCGAGTTCGTGTCCTGGTACAGCGCCCATCCCGACAGTCTGGCGGCGGACTTCGTACGGGACGTCGACACGGCCGTGGTGGTCGGCGTCGGCAATGTCGCCGTCGATGTGACCCGGATCCTGTCGCGCGGCGTACGGGAGTTGCGGGCCACCGACATGCCGGAGGCGGCGCTGAGCGCACTCGGCTCCGGGCATGTGCGCGAGGTCCAGATGGTCGGCCGCCGCGGCCCCTCGCAGGCCCGGTTCACCACCAAGGAACTGCGCGAACTCGGCACCCTGCCCGACACCGAGGTCCTGGTCGACCCGGCCGAACTCGCCCTCGACCCGGCCTTTCACGATCCTTCCGGCCTGCCCGCTCCGCAGCGCCGCAACATCGAGGTGCTGCGCGGCTGGTCCGAGCGGCGGCCGACGGGCCTGCCGCACGTGATCAGGCTGCGGTTCTTCCTGCGCCCGGCCGAGATCCTCGGGGCCCGCGGCCGAGTCGGCACCGTGCGCTTCGAGCGCACCGCGCCCACCGCCGACGGCCGGATCACCGGGACGGGGGTCCACGAGGAGATCCCGGCGCAACTCCTGCTGCGCTCGGTCGGCTACCGCGGACTCGCCCTCGAAGGGCTGCCGTTCGATCCCGCGAACGGCACGGTGCCGCACGTCGCGGGACGGGTGCTGCGCGACGGGGCGGCCTCTCCCGGCGAGTACGTGGCCGGGTGGATCAAGCGCGGCCCCACCGGCGTGATCGGCTCCAACCGGCCCTGCGCCAAGGAGACCGTGCACTCGCTCGCGGAGGACGCCGAAGATCTCCTGGCGAGGGGCGAACTCCCTGACCCACTGGAGGGTTTGCGTGCGAGCGGCCAGTCACCGGTGGGCTGGGCCGGGTGGCGGGCCATCGAGCGGGCCGAGGCCTCTCTCGGCACCTCGCTGGGCCGTGGCCCGGTGAAGATCGGCGACTGGCAGGCGCTCCGGGACGCCGCACGTTCGGCTCCGCTCTGA